One genomic window of Nakamurella panacisegetis includes the following:
- a CDS encoding IS3 family transposase (programmed frameshift) codes for MAGRKRHSAEDIVRKLRRADELTAAGRTMEEVAAELEVSAPTLYNWRRQYGGLDGDSAKELKDLREQNSRLKRLLAEAELEKDALREVAKGKILSPAAARRAVDMLIDTMKLSQRLACRAVGLNRSTYQRRPIAQTPADPDADLRAWLRRYATQHPLHGFRRAWAALRHDEGRQVNKKKVHRLWMDEGLQVRIYHPRKRVGINSVPQIAADAPKVVWAIDFQYDSTVDGKAIKIASMIDEHTRQSMLHIVERSITADRLVTHLQQAFDECGGPPQVLRMDNGPEFISDALQDFCRNKVGLIYIPPGTPWNNGHIESFNNRLRRECLNRNHWTNLREARVVIGDFKEDHNHRHRHSALGYLTPAEYGAQCTHTHQPVGCEIEPSTPRL; via the exons ATGGCTGGTAGGAAGCGTCATTCGGCGGAGGACATTGTTCGCAAGCTGCGCCGGGCGGATGAGTTGACCGCTGCGGGGAGGACGATGGAAGAGGTCGCCGCGGAGCTGGAGGTGTCGGCGCCGACGTTGTACAACTGGCGCCGGCAGTACGGCGGGTTGGACGGCGACTCCGCGAAAGAGCTCAAGGACCTTCGAGAGCAGAACAGCCGACTGAAGCGGCTGCTGGCCGAGGCGGAGCTGGAGAAGGACGCCTTGCGGGAGGTGGCGA AAGGGAAAATTCTGAGCCCGGCAGCGGCACGCCGCGCGGTGGACATGCTCATCGACACAATGAAACTGTCGCAGCGGTTGGCGTGCAGAGCTGTTGGGCTCAATCGGTCCACCTACCAGCGCCGCCCGATCGCTCAGACACCGGCGGATCCGGACGCTGACCTGCGGGCCTGGCTGCGCCGCTACGCCACCCAGCACCCGCTGCACGGGTTCCGGCGAGCCTGGGCTGCGTTGCGGCACGACGAGGGCCGGCAGGTGAACAAGAAAAAGGTCCACCGCCTCTGGATGGACGAAGGACTGCAGGTCAGGATCTACCACCCCCGCAAACGCGTCGGCATCAACAGCGTCCCGCAGATCGCGGCGGACGCGCCGAAGGTGGTGTGGGCCATCGACTTCCAATACGACTCGACCGTCGACGGGAAGGCCATCAAGATCGCGTCGATGATCGACGAACACACCCGGCAGTCGATGCTGCACATCGTCGAGCGGTCGATCACCGCCGACCGCCTGGTCACACACCTGCAGCAGGCGTTCGACGAGTGCGGCGGCCCACCCCAGGTGCTGCGCATGGACAACGGCCCCGAGTTCATCTCCGATGCACTGCAGGACTTTTGCCGCAACAAGGTCGGCCTGATCTACATCCCGCCCGGCACGCCCTGGAACAACGGGCACATCGAATCATTCAACAACCGACTCCGAAGGGAATGCCTGAACCGCAACCACTGGACGAACCTCCGAGAAGCCCGAGTGGTCATCGGCGACTTCAAGGAAGACCACAACCATCGGCACCGCCACTCGGCGCTGGGCTACCTCACACCCGCCGAGTACGGTGCCCAGTGCACCCACACCCACCAACCGGTGGGCTGTGAGATCGAACCATCAACCCCAAGGCTCTAG
- a CDS encoding IS3 family transposase (programmed frameshift): MASTSKRYPAELKDRAVRMVAEIRSDHGSEWAAVESVAAKLGIGTAQTVQNWVRRAEVDAGKRPGVSTEAAEELRKLRAENRELKRANEILKSASNFFRGGARPPTEVIISYIDQHKAEYGVGTICRVLTEHGCKIASSTYYDRTHQQPSARAVRDEALSAQVSAVHAENYGVYGARKVWLTLNREGTAVARCTVERLMRRLGLVGARRGKVKRTTIADPQAKRASDLVDRHFDPGSPDRLWVADFTYVSTWSGWVYVAFVIDAYSRRIVGWRSAATMTAQLVLDAIEHAIWTRQREGVQDLSGLIHHNDRGSQYTSVAFTERLADAGIDASVGRTGDSFDNALAETINGLYKTELIKPRGPWRTVEQVEVATLEWVDWFNHRRLYEHNGDLPPVELEQAHYAQIRAQQPAAFSNP, encoded by the exons ATGGCGAGTACGTCGAAGCGGTACCCGGCCGAGTTGAAGGACCGGGCGGTGCGGATGGTGGCGGAGATCCGGTCCGATCATGGGTCGGAGTGGGCGGCGGTGGAGTCGGTCGCGGCGAAGTTGGGGATCGGGACTGCGCAGACGGTGCAGAACTGGGTCCGCCGCGCCGAGGTCGATGCCGGTAAACGGCCGGGGGTGTCGACCGAGGCGGCGGAGGAGCTGCGGAAGTTGCGGGCGGAGAACCGAGAGTTGAAGCGGGCCAACGAGATATTGAAGTCGGCGTCAA ACTTTTTTCGCGGCGGAGCTCGACCGCCGACAGAAGTGATCATCAGCTACATCGATCAGCACAAGGCGGAATACGGCGTCGGGACGATCTGCCGGGTGCTCACCGAGCACGGCTGCAAGATCGCGTCGTCCACCTACTACGACCGCACCCACCAGCAGCCCTCCGCCCGCGCTGTCCGGGACGAGGCGCTGTCCGCGCAGGTCAGTGCGGTGCATGCGGAGAACTACGGCGTCTACGGGGCGCGGAAGGTGTGGTTGACGCTGAACCGGGAGGGCACCGCGGTGGCCCGGTGCACGGTGGAGCGGCTGATGCGCCGGCTCGGTCTGGTCGGTGCTCGTCGGGGCAAGGTTAAACGCACCACTATCGCCGACCCGCAAGCGAAACGGGCAAGTGATCTGGTGGATCGTCATTTCGACCCGGGGTCGCCGGATCGCTTGTGGGTGGCCGACTTCACGTATGTTTCGACGTGGTCCGGGTGGGTCTACGTGGCGTTCGTGATCGATGCCTACTCCCGTCGGATCGTGGGTTGGCGATCGGCGGCGACGATGACCGCACAGCTGGTCTTGGACGCAATCGAGCATGCCATCTGGACCCGGCAACGTGAAGGGGTGCAGGACCTTTCGGGGTTGATTCACCACAACGACCGCGGATCTCAATACACGTCAGTGGCGTTCACCGAGCGGCTGGCCGACGCGGGCATCGACGCCTCCGTTGGTCGCACCGGGGATAGTTTCGACAATGCTCTGGCCGAGACGATCAACGGGCTCTACAAGACCGAGCTGATCAAGCCCCGCGGCCCGTGGCGGACCGTCGAGCAGGTCGAAGTCGCCACCCTGGAATGGGTCGACTGGTTCAACCACCGCCGCCTCTATGAGCACAACGGCGACCTCCCACCGGTGGAGCTCGAGCAGGCCCACTACGCTCAAATCAGAGCCCAGCAACCCGCTGCGTTCTCAAACCCGTAA
- a CDS encoding type IV secretion system DNA-binding domain-containing protein, with protein sequence MGQFLYPQDEAVEWISLAEFVAGWNTLFIIIRHERAKAVQPLVTALVEAVTAAWRKAAATRRDGTLLLALDEVANVAPLPHLPTLLTAGAGDGIQCALGMQEPGQSTRW encoded by the coding sequence TTGGGGCAGTTTCTGTACCCCCAGGACGAAGCAGTTGAATGGATAAGTTTGGCCGAGTTTGTAGCTGGTTGGAACACGCTGTTTATCATAATTCGTCATGAACGAGCAAAGGCTGTTCAACCGTTAGTCACGGCGCTCGTCGAGGCCGTCACCGCCGCATGGAGGAAGGCCGCTGCTACTCGAAGAGACGGAACACTGCTGCTTGCTCTGGATGAGGTGGCGAATGTCGCGCCGCTACCTCACTTGCCGACTCTTCTTACTGCAGGGGCCGGGGACGGAATTCAGTGTGCCTTGGGGATGCAAGAACCAGGTCAGTCGACTCGATGGTGA
- a CDS encoding type IV secretory system conjugative DNA transfer family protein, translating to MSAYDQARRLLQDARSIYLGRENSVPLFASSADHSLVLGPPRCGKTSGLLIPSVAVHPGPVVVTSTRADIVSATLAARQEIASRAGSMVATLIFDEPQESRSPRRSWSVTDGCADWGTALDRANVLAATAIHDEKNGFFRDAARDLLAGCLFAAALASESDRVMVGRIRRGEVQYYQDLIEYHTHDYHPARLVLSGIVDPNQMAAETRQSVYATVSAQYWGSFCTPRTKQLNG from the coding sequence GTGAGCGCATACGATCAGGCAAGGCGGCTTCTGCAGGACGCTCGCTCTATCTATCTCGGGCGAGAAAACTCGGTGCCGCTATTTGCATCGAGCGCTGACCACTCGTTGGTGCTTGGACCGCCCCGTTGTGGGAAGACGAGCGGACTACTGATTCCGTCAGTGGCCGTCCACCCCGGACCAGTGGTTGTGACCTCAACGCGTGCCGACATAGTATCGGCAACGCTTGCAGCCCGGCAGGAGATCGCCAGCCGAGCCGGATCTATGGTGGCCACACTCATATTCGATGAGCCTCAGGAGTCACGGAGCCCGCGCCGATCGTGGTCAGTGACCGACGGATGTGCGGACTGGGGTACAGCGCTCGATCGAGCGAATGTTCTCGCGGCCACTGCGATCCACGATGAGAAAAACGGCTTCTTCCGAGATGCAGCTCGCGATTTGTTGGCCGGGTGCCTTTTCGCTGCGGCTCTTGCGTCCGAGTCGGATCGCGTAATGGTTGGCCGAATCAGGCGTGGTGAAGTCCAGTATTACCAAGACCTTATTGAATATCATACCCACGACTATCATCCGGCGCGGCTGGTGCTGTCCGGAATAGTTGATCCAAATCAGATGGCGGCTGAGACGCGCCAGAGCGTATACGCCACTGTTTCAGCTCAATATTGGGGCAGTTTCTGTACCCCCAGGACGAAGCAGTTGAATGGATAA
- a CDS encoding IS256 family transposase yields the protein MTDAHFIDPSQFLSDQLAEASPDLLRSMLSTFMQSLMGADADSACNADYGQRTPERTNSRNGYRPRQLDTRAGTIELAVPKLRTGSYFPEWLLEPRKRAEKALTSVVATCYLLGVSTRRMDKLVQSLGISGLSRSQVSVMVKDLDGQVAAFRNRRLDQGPYTFVAADALVLKVREGGRVARVHALVATGVNADGYREVLGIDVTTSEDGAGWLQFFRGLTGRGLTGVKLVTADAHAGLVAAIGATLPGASWQRCRTHYAVNLMAQTPKSSWPWVRTMLHSVYDQPDAKAVDAQYDRILEALGEKLPKVAAHLEEARPDLTAFTVFPKEIWRQIWSNNPQERLNKEIRRRTDVVGIFPDRDSLIRLVGAVLAEQHDEWAEGRRYLGLDVMTRARGAEEPEPAKEAATEPTLQAIAA from the coding sequence ATGACCGATGCCCACTTTATCGACCCGTCCCAGTTCCTGTCCGATCAGCTCGCCGAGGCAAGCCCCGACCTGTTGCGTTCGATGCTGTCCACGTTCATGCAGTCGTTGATGGGCGCGGACGCCGACTCCGCGTGCAACGCCGACTACGGCCAACGCACCCCAGAGCGGACGAACTCCCGCAACGGCTACCGACCCCGTCAGCTGGACACCCGGGCCGGCACCATCGAACTGGCGGTGCCGAAGCTGCGGACCGGCAGCTACTTCCCGGAATGGTTGCTCGAGCCCCGCAAACGCGCGGAGAAAGCCCTGACCTCGGTGGTGGCGACGTGCTACCTGCTGGGCGTCTCGACCCGCCGGATGGACAAACTCGTTCAGTCGCTGGGTATCTCGGGTTTGTCCCGCTCGCAGGTGTCGGTGATGGTCAAGGACCTCGACGGGCAGGTCGCGGCGTTCCGCAACCGCCGGCTGGACCAGGGCCCGTACACGTTCGTCGCCGCCGACGCCCTGGTACTCAAGGTGCGTGAGGGCGGCCGGGTCGCCCGGGTCCACGCGCTGGTTGCGACCGGCGTCAACGCCGACGGCTACCGCGAAGTGCTCGGCATCGACGTCACCACCAGCGAGGACGGCGCCGGGTGGTTGCAGTTCTTCCGCGGCCTGACCGGCCGCGGCCTGACCGGCGTCAAACTGGTCACCGCCGACGCCCACGCCGGCTTGGTCGCCGCGATCGGGGCTACGTTGCCGGGGGCGTCGTGGCAGCGGTGCCGCACCCACTACGCGGTGAACCTGATGGCCCAGACGCCGAAGTCGTCGTGGCCGTGGGTGCGGACGATGCTGCACTCGGTCTACGACCAGCCTGACGCCAAAGCCGTCGACGCACAATACGACCGCATCTTGGAAGCGCTGGGCGAGAAGCTCCCGAAGGTCGCCGCGCACCTGGAAGAGGCACGGCCGGACCTGACCGCTTTCACCGTGTTCCCGAAGGAGATCTGGCGGCAGATCTGGTCCAACAACCCGCAGGAGCGCCTCAACAAGGAGATCCGTCGGCGCACCGACGTCGTCGGCATCTTCCCCGACCGGGACTCCCTGATCCGACTGGTCGGCGCCGTCCTTGCCGAACAGCACGACGAATGGGCCGAAGGACGCCGCTACCTCGGCCTTGACGTGATGACCCGCGCCCGCGGCGCCGAGGAACCCGAACCAGCGAAGGAGGCAGCCACCGAACCCACCCTGCAGGCCATCGCAGCCTGA
- a CDS encoding helix-turn-helix domain-containing protein yields MVNSTFYAQFNLDDLQTEQQTLAVYGVLKPPFQEVQEAAAACRLASGATPNQKTPDRMVRGLRENRTPVLADMFLDDVSSKRVLVVLTGELSNLCDLIDDLGSCPPGRYSTSPRLPRQEQRRLTAKDVEELCARYRAGASMNVLATEFGVHRTTVADKLRRSRVALRRQGLRPEDLETAIRLRAQGWSYERLGQQFSCDAETVRQRLKPR; encoded by the coding sequence ATGGTCAACAGCACCTTCTACGCGCAGTTCAATCTCGACGACCTGCAGACGGAGCAACAGACCTTGGCCGTGTACGGCGTGCTGAAGCCGCCGTTCCAGGAGGTGCAAGAAGCAGCAGCGGCCTGCAGATTGGCGAGTGGCGCGACCCCGAACCAGAAGACCCCTGACCGGATGGTCAGGGGTCTGAGGGAAAACCGAACACCCGTACTCGCCGACATGTTTTTGGACGATGTTTCGAGTAAGCGTGTTCTGGTGGTCCTCACGGGAGAACTCTCGAACTTATGCGACCTTATTGACGACCTTGGAAGTTGTCCGCCTGGCAGGTATTCGACGTCGCCTCGCCTGCCCCGGCAGGAGCAGCGCCGGCTGACGGCGAAGGATGTAGAAGAGCTCTGCGCCCGCTACCGAGCTGGGGCCTCGATGAACGTGCTGGCCACAGAGTTCGGTGTCCATCGGACGACCGTTGCCGACAAGCTGCGTCGATCACGGGTCGCGCTCCGGCGCCAAGGCCTTCGGCCGGAAGACCTGGAGACAGCCATCCGGCTGCGCGCACAGGGCTGGTCCTATGAACGGCTTGGCCAGCAATTCAGCTGTGACGCTGAAACCGTGCGGCAGCGACTGAAGCCCCGGTAG
- a CDS encoding GIY-YIG nuclease family protein produces the protein MTIEPRSLADAVTTFDHREALVHDPPQMVLDGTVRYTLGGSVSVPADPGVYLIHDLRGVLYVGRTANLYQRYFQHYWDSHNSRVTAALRRPLGRMEFSWMSVDLVDQADLERTLIRSLQPLCNRLLYKH, from the coding sequence ATGACGATCGAGCCGAGGTCCCTCGCGGACGCCGTGACCACGTTCGATCACCGCGAAGCCTTGGTGCACGACCCTCCCCAGATGGTCCTCGACGGGACGGTGCGATACACGCTTGGCGGCTCGGTCTCCGTGCCTGCCGACCCCGGCGTCTATCTCATCCACGACCTGCGCGGCGTTCTCTACGTCGGTCGCACCGCGAACCTCTACCAGCGCTACTTCCAGCACTACTGGGACAGCCACAACAGCCGCGTCACCGCGGCGCTGCGTCGTCCCCTTGGCCGCATGGAGTTCAGCTGGATGTCGGTCGACCTTGTCGACCAGGCGGATCTCGAGCGCACGCTCATCCGCTCGCTTCAACCCCTCTGCAATCGACTCCTTTACAAGCACTGA
- a CDS encoding DGQHR domain-containing protein, which translates to MATTVPVISGRMGTTQFYEAKMTARELVAAARPAREMDDWANFSIEERLQRELNDKRVHDEIAPYLARSADRFFSSIVVLVYNAEVTYEALDEVVTKVPAAYRSIARDIGFLTINGGELVVLDGQHRMAALREVIQSAGTQGEYAREVPTDELSVIFVPYVDSEHTRRIFNKINRNAKPTSRGDNIITSEDDGYAILTRWLLREGEPLGHKDSKGDLIVNWKSNTLADRSTQFTTISAVYETVQTVLAHYGMHDEFNEKKNVVRPKEERLDEAYGHVKEWWLAVLDGIEAFREALANPAEIPAMRKDGEPTSLLLKPATHIVFFRGLARAVDLGLSLEEAISRSNKIDWNLTADQWRHVLIAPNNRIIARNENYEVTADLIAYLVAADKMTAEAQEAVRQRVAKARGVDENERVDEADESEGGEDEYKIYNLPTPVTG; encoded by the coding sequence ATGGCAACAACTGTTCCCGTAATCAGTGGTCGCATGGGGACCACGCAGTTCTACGAGGCCAAGATGACGGCGCGTGAGCTCGTCGCGGCTGCCCGTCCCGCTCGCGAGATGGACGACTGGGCCAACTTCTCGATCGAAGAGCGCCTCCAGCGCGAGCTGAACGACAAGCGCGTGCACGACGAGATCGCTCCCTACCTGGCCCGCTCGGCGGACCGCTTCTTCAGCTCGATCGTCGTGCTGGTCTACAACGCCGAAGTCACCTACGAGGCGCTGGACGAGGTGGTCACCAAGGTGCCCGCGGCGTACCGGTCGATCGCCCGCGACATCGGCTTCCTGACCATCAACGGCGGCGAGCTGGTGGTGCTCGACGGACAGCACCGCATGGCGGCGCTGCGCGAGGTGATTCAGTCGGCCGGCACGCAGGGGGAATACGCCCGTGAGGTGCCCACCGATGAGCTGTCGGTGATCTTCGTGCCCTACGTCGACTCGGAGCACACGCGGCGCATCTTCAACAAGATCAACCGCAACGCCAAGCCCACTAGCCGCGGCGACAACATCATCACCAGCGAGGATGACGGTTACGCCATCCTCACCCGCTGGCTGCTGCGCGAGGGGGAGCCTCTGGGGCACAAGGACAGCAAGGGCGATCTGATCGTCAACTGGAAGAGCAACACGCTCGCGGACCGCAGCACGCAGTTCACGACGATCAGCGCGGTGTACGAGACGGTGCAGACCGTGCTCGCTCACTACGGCATGCACGACGAGTTCAACGAGAAGAAGAACGTTGTCCGGCCCAAGGAGGAGCGCCTGGATGAGGCCTACGGCCACGTCAAGGAGTGGTGGCTGGCCGTGCTCGACGGCATCGAGGCCTTCCGGGAGGCGCTGGCCAACCCCGCGGAGATCCCCGCGATGCGCAAGGACGGCGAGCCCACCAGCCTGCTGTTGAAGCCCGCGACACACATCGTGTTCTTCCGCGGATTAGCTCGGGCCGTCGACCTCGGGCTCAGCCTCGAGGAGGCGATCAGCCGCTCCAACAAGATCGACTGGAACCTCACCGCCGACCAGTGGCGGCACGTCCTGATTGCGCCTAACAACCGCATCATCGCCCGCAACGAGAACTACGAGGTGACGGCCGACCTGATCGCCTACCTCGTCGCGGCGGACAAGATGACCGCCGAGGCTCAGGAGGCTGTTCGTCAGCGGGTTGCCAAGGCACGCGGTGTCGATGAGAACGAGCGCGTCGACGAGGCCGATGAGTCCGAGGGTGGCGAGGACGAGTACAAGATCTATAACCTGCCTACGCCCGTCACCGGGTGA
- a CDS encoding DNA sulfur modification protein DndB, giving the protein MATYVFPAIRGRIGSTDYYQVTMSARELAGVVRPASELEEWTRWTIGERIQRDVAVTRVREELVPYLLRARDRFFGSLIVLAYEPDVFEFEALDLVNATVHAAHRDAAERMGFLTVDGGRLVALDGQHRLVALREIVNGRCEADPSVIASVASDEICVVFIKYDTLEKTRRIFNKVNRHARPTTPSDNIITSEDDGYAIVARWLVDRDPPLGLTKPRPPLNLFDSDGEPLVEWRQTNLPQFTQKLTTLNAVYQTVEAACDAHGLHHFDEKHRVNRPRNDELERAYRWSAGWWTSVLDGLEPYRLAVARPHRIRAMRQYQEKWSLLFRPIAQVALFRGIGESIRLGLDAKLAIERMNRIDWRASSNVWMDVIVRSNGKMIASRQAINLGGRLISYFVAEELMDEDAQEVLRRDYALARGWYPGRVGPMPGLPKLPGRRVGWLLNHPQFAQTCVPSLPTTPSS; this is encoded by the coding sequence ATGGCAACGTACGTGTTCCCCGCGATCCGGGGACGGATTGGATCGACCGACTATTACCAGGTGACGATGTCGGCCCGCGAGCTGGCCGGTGTGGTCCGCCCGGCGAGTGAACTTGAGGAATGGACGCGCTGGACCATCGGCGAGCGAATCCAGCGCGACGTGGCGGTGACCCGGGTACGCGAGGAACTGGTGCCGTACCTGCTGCGGGCGCGTGACCGCTTCTTTGGCTCTCTCATCGTGCTCGCCTACGAGCCGGATGTCTTCGAGTTCGAGGCGCTCGATCTGGTGAACGCCACGGTTCATGCCGCCCATCGGGATGCGGCCGAGCGCATGGGCTTCCTGACGGTCGACGGCGGACGATTGGTGGCGCTGGACGGCCAGCACCGGTTGGTCGCACTGCGCGAGATCGTCAACGGCCGATGTGAAGCCGATCCCAGCGTCATTGCCTCGGTAGCCAGCGACGAGATCTGCGTCGTCTTCATCAAGTACGACACCTTGGAGAAGACACGGCGGATCTTCAACAAGGTGAACCGTCACGCTCGACCCACCACGCCGAGCGACAACATCATCACCAGCGAAGACGACGGCTACGCCATCGTCGCCCGCTGGCTGGTGGATCGCGATCCGCCGCTTGGCCTCACCAAGCCGCGCCCGCCGCTGAACCTGTTCGATAGCGACGGCGAACCGCTCGTCGAGTGGCGGCAGACGAACTTGCCGCAGTTCACCCAGAAACTGACGACGCTGAACGCCGTCTACCAGACGGTCGAGGCGGCGTGCGACGCGCACGGCCTGCATCACTTCGACGAGAAGCACCGGGTCAACCGGCCTCGTAACGACGAGCTGGAGCGGGCCTACCGGTGGAGCGCCGGCTGGTGGACCTCGGTGCTGGACGGCCTTGAGCCCTACCGGCTGGCCGTTGCCCGGCCGCATCGGATCAGGGCGATGCGGCAGTACCAGGAGAAGTGGTCGCTGCTCTTCCGCCCGATCGCCCAGGTGGCGCTGTTCCGCGGCATCGGCGAGTCGATCAGGCTGGGGCTTGACGCCAAGCTGGCGATCGAGCGCATGAACCGGATCGACTGGCGAGCATCGTCGAACGTCTGGATGGACGTCATCGTGCGCTCCAACGGCAAGATGATCGCCTCTCGGCAAGCGATCAACCTGGGCGGACGGCTCATCAGCTACTTCGTCGCCGAGGAGCTGATGGACGAGGACGCGCAGGAGGTACTGCGTCGCGACTATGCGCTGGCGCGCGGGTGGTATCCGGGCCGCGTTGGTCCGATGCCGGGTTTGCCCAAGCTCCCCGGCCGGCGGGTTGGCTGGCTGCTGAACCACCCGCAGTTTGCGCAAACATGTGTCCCCAGCTTGCCAACAACGCCCTCATCGTAG
- a CDS encoding DNA phosphorothioation-associated putative methyltransferase: protein MLQVYEACARTLSGNVGEANIVKLSVTEPQVSYLSYPRFDRDGHPTLASAVTVNLKRLSVDWRDYSRSVNPPLLHRKEEFVAPDDPRRDLYARLTKAEWRAGLYEHPELIGTLAGWKAMLDRAGVEVRGHRLQRAGPGSSAT, encoded by the coding sequence GTGCTCCAGGTCTACGAGGCCTGCGCCCGTACTCTGAGCGGCAACGTCGGCGAGGCCAACATCGTCAAGCTGTCGGTCACCGAGCCGCAGGTGAGCTACCTATCCTACCCGCGCTTCGACCGCGATGGCCACCCGACGCTCGCGAGCGCGGTGACGGTGAACCTGAAACGCCTGAGCGTGGACTGGCGCGACTACAGCCGATCGGTTAATCCGCCGCTCCTGCACCGCAAGGAGGAGTTCGTAGCGCCGGATGATCCGCGTCGCGACCTGTACGCCCGGCTGACGAAGGCCGAGTGGCGGGCCGGGCTCTACGAGCACCCCGAGCTGATCGGCACCCTCGCCGGCTGGAAGGCCATGCTCGATCGGGCCGGCGTTGAGGTCCGCGGCCACCGGCTGCAGCGGGCTGGTCCTGGGTCATCGGCGACATGA
- a CDS encoding DNA phosphorothioation-associated putative methyltransferase, with amino-acid sequence MQPVARHRTALSRGALSRPLALALADGVLCADQSVFDYGCGKGDDLRNLRSLGVDADGWDPSHRPAVERRPADVVNLGYVVNVIEDPQERARALADAWRLANQVLVVAARMTWDSRDLVGRPHGDGLVTRTGTFQKFYEQAELAAWIEQITGSRPLAAAPGIFYVFRDEARAQAFLSSRVYVYRPRVAIDPHAVYEAHQEVLAPLVEFLTAHARPPRPGELTADDHAAVRDAFGDRPQAEAGSPGHERRLLGAGQGSAAE; translated from the coding sequence ATGCAACCGGTTGCACGGCACCGCACCGCCCTCAGCCGCGGCGCGCTGTCGAGACCGTTGGCGCTCGCCCTGGCCGACGGCGTACTTTGTGCGGACCAGTCGGTCTTCGATTACGGCTGCGGCAAGGGCGATGACCTCAGGAACCTTCGGTCGCTCGGTGTGGACGCCGACGGCTGGGACCCCAGTCATCGTCCAGCCGTCGAACGGCGGCCTGCTGATGTCGTCAACCTCGGCTACGTCGTGAACGTCATCGAGGACCCGCAGGAACGCGCCCGGGCTCTGGCTGACGCCTGGCGCCTGGCCAACCAGGTGCTCGTCGTCGCGGCTCGGATGACGTGGGACAGTCGCGACCTCGTCGGCCGACCCCATGGCGATGGTCTGGTCACGCGAACTGGCACTTTTCAGAAGTTCTACGAGCAAGCCGAGTTGGCCGCCTGGATCGAGCAGATCACCGGCTCGCGGCCGTTGGCCGCCGCACCAGGGATCTTCTACGTCTTCCGCGACGAAGCCCGGGCGCAGGCGTTCTTGTCAAGCCGCGTCTACGTCTATCGGCCGCGCGTAGCGATCGATCCCCATGCCGTGTACGAGGCGCACCAGGAAGTCCTTGCGCCGCTCGTCGAGTTCCTGACAGCGCACGCGAGGCCACCGCGACCCGGCGAGTTGACCGCTGACGATCATGCGGCGGTTCGCGACGCCTTCGGCGATCGGCCGCAGGCTGAAGCTGGTTCGCCAGGTCACGAGCGACGCCTATTGGGAGCGGGTCAGGGTTCAGCGGCGGAGTGA